Within Longimicrobiaceae bacterium, the genomic segment TCTTCGCGGGCGGGCAGCTGCACCTGGCCGCGGAGCCGTTCGACCCGCGCGGCATCGTCGAGCAGATCGCCGGGAGCGGGATCAGCATGATGAACCTGACCCCGACGGCGTTCGGAGCGCTGGTCGACGCGGCGCACGGTGGTGAGCTGGCCGGGATGCGGCTGGTGATCCTGGTGGGGGAGCCCGCGCAGCCGCGGAAGCTGCTCGAGCTGCCGGAGCTGCGGCCGGCGCTCGTCAACCTCTACGGTCCCACCGAGTGCTCGGGGATCGTGACGTACCACCGCCTCTCCGCGGACCTGTCGGCCTACCTCGCCCGGCCGGTGCCGGCCGGACGGCCGATCGCCAACGGGCGGATCTACGTGCTGGACCCACACGGCGAGCCGGTCCCGACGGGCGTGGTGGGGGAGGTGCACATCGGCGGAGTGCCGGTGGGGCCGGGATACCAGAACCGGCCGGAGCTGACCGCCGAGCGCTACGTGCCGGACCCGTTCGGCGTCGAGCCCGGAGCACGGATGTACCGCACGGGGGACCTGGGCCGGTGGCTGGCGGACGCTGCGCTGGAGCTGGTGGGGCGGAACGACCTCCAGGTGAAGGTGCGGGGCTACCGGATCGAGCTGGGCGAGGTGGAGGCCGCGCTGCTGGCGCACCCGGGAGTGCGCGAGGCGGTCGTGGCGGCGCGGGAGGATACGCCCGGGGAGAGGCGGCTGGTGGCGTACTGGGTGGGCCCGGAGGAGGTGGGCGTGGACTGCCTGCGCGCGCAGCTCCTCGAACGGCTCCCGGAGTACATGGTGCCTGCGGCGTACGTGCGGCTGGAGGCGCTGCCGCTGACGCCCAACGGCAAGCTGGACCGCAGGGCCCTCCCGGCGCCCGAGGGGGACGCCTACCCGGCGCGCACGTACGATCCGCCGGTCGGGAAGGTGGAGCAGGCGCTGGCGGAGATCTGGTCGGACCTGCTGGGCCTCGAGCGGGTCGGGCGGCAGGACCACTTCTTCGAGCTGGGCGGCCACTCCCTGCGCGTCGTGCAGGTGGTCTCGCGGCTCAGGCAGAGCCTCGGGGTGGAGGTCCCCCTGGGAGAGGTCTTCCGCCTCCCCGTGCTGGCGGAGCTCGCGCGTCGCGTCGCGGCCGCGGCCCGCGCGGACCTCCCGCCCATCGAGCCGGCGGAGCGCACCGCGCCGCTGCCGCTCTCCTTCGCGCAGCAGCGGCTCTGGTTCCTGGAGCGGCTCGGCGGGGTCGGGAATGCCTACCACGTCCAGCGGTGGCTGCGCCTGCGAGGGGAGCTGGATCGTGCGGCATTGCGGCAGGCGCTGGATCGGATCGTGGCGCGGCACGAGGCGCTGCGCACGAGCTTCTCCCTGGCCAGCGGCGAGCCGGTGCAGCGGATCACCCCGCTGGAGGAGAGCCGCTTCTCCCTGGTGGAGCACGACCTGCGCGCCGAGGCGGAGCCCGAGGAGGTGCTGCGCCGCCTGATGGCGGAGGAGTCGGGCGTGCCGTTCGACCTGGAGCGGGGGCCGCTCATCCGCGGGTGCCTGGTGCGGCTCGGAGAGGACGAGCACGTGCTGCAGGTGGCCATGCACCACGTCGTCTCCGACGGCTGGAGCATGGGCGTGCTCACCCGCGAGCTGAGCGCGCTCTACGCCGCGTTCCGCAGCGGGGAGGCGGACCCGCTGCCGGAGCTGGCGGTGCAGTACGCGGACTACGCGGTGTGGCAGCGGCGCTGGGTGGAGGGAGAGGTGCTGCGCCAGCAGGCGGAGTACTGGAAGCGGACACTCTCCGGTGCGCCCGAGCTGCTGGAGCTGCCCACCGACCGCCCGCGCCCCGCGCAGCAGGACTTCGCGGGCTCGTTCGTCGGCCTGGAGCTGGACGGGGAGCTGACGGCGGGACTGAAGGCGCTCTCGCAGCGGCGGGGGACGACGCTGTTCATGACGCTGCTGGCCGGCTGGGCCGCGGTGCTCTCGCGCCTCTCGGGGCAGGAGGACCTGGTCGTGGGCACGCCCACGGCCAACCGGGGCAGGAGGGAGATCGAAGGGCTGATCGGCTTCTTCGTGAACACGCTGGCGCTGCGCGTGGACCTCTCGGGCGCGCCGACGGTCGCGGAGCTTCTGGAGCGGGTGCGGGAGCGCGCGCTGGAGGCGCAGCAGAACCAGGACATCCCCTTCGAGCAGGTGGTCGAGGCGGTGCGGCCGGTTCGCAGCCGGTCGCACACCCCGCTCTTCCAGGTGATGCTCTCGGTTCAGAACACGTCCGCCCGTACGCTGGAGCTGCCGGGCCTCAC encodes:
- a CDS encoding amino acid adenylation domain-containing protein, giving the protein GRREIEGLIGFFVNTLALRLDLSGAPTVGELLERVRERALEAQQNQDVPFEQVVEAVRPARSLAHSPLFQVTFAWQNAPGGELELPGLTRVRAGGGARQESAKHDLSLSLGESGGRIAGWAQYATSLYDGATVERYLGYLRRVLEAMAADEHRAVDSLPLLSEEERRQLLEVWNDTAAPYPADRCIHELFEAQAERIPDEVAVVFADKRLTYAELNRRANRLAHHLLGLGVGPDTRVGICVERGLAMMVAILGVLKAGGTYVPLDPEYPGERLQYMLEDSAPAALLTRGSLAGLFEGTGVAVVDLDAEPAGGPDTNPSRERVGVTPEHVAYVTYTSGSTGRPKGVWTVHAKALNLIHWYGREFGVGESDRVLVATSYSFDGTYRNMFAPLFAGGQLHLAAEPFDPRGIVEQIAGSGISMMNLTPTAFGALVDAAHGGELAGMRLVILVGEPAQPRKLLELPELRPALVNLYGPTECSGIVTYHRLSADLSAYLARPVPAGRPIANGRIYVLDPHGEPVPTGVVGEVHIGGVPVGPGYQNRPELTAERYVPDPFGVEPGARMYRTGDLGRWLADAALELVGRNDLQVKVRGYRIELGEVEAALLAHPGVREAVVAAREDTPGERRLVAYWVGPEEVGVDCLRAQLLERLPEYMVPAAYVRLEALPLTPNGKLDRRALPAPEGDAYPARTYDPPVGKVEQALAEIWSDLLGLERVGRQDHFFELGGHSLRVVQVVSRLRQSLGVEVPLGEVFRLPVLAELARRVAAAARADLPPIEPAERTAPLPLSFAQQRLWFLERLGGVGNAYHVQRWLRLRGELDRAALRQALDRIVARHEALRTSFSLASGEPVQRITPLEESRFSLVEHDLRAEAEPEEVLRRLMAEESGVPFDLERGPLIRGCLVRLGEDEHVLQVAMHHVVSDGWSMGVLTRELSALYAAFRSGEADPLPELAVQYADYAVWQRRWVEGEVLRQQAEYWKRTLSGAPELLELPTDRPRPAQQDFAGSFVGLELDGELTAGLKALSQRRGTTLFMTLLAGWAAVLSRLSGQEDLVVGTPTANRGRREIEGLIGFFVNTLALRVDLSGAPTVAELLERVRERALEAQQNQDIPFEQVVEAVRPVRSRSHTPLFQVMLSVQNTSARTLELPGLTVGATGPASPSTAKFDLSLALAERDGGRIVGGVEYATALFERDTVERHLGYLRRVLEEMVRDDGQVVGRLPLMSAEEQRLVLEDWNDNVEIAL